Part of the Mya arenaria isolate MELC-2E11 chromosome 8, ASM2691426v1 genome, aggtcactcttcTGAGGTTAAAGGTCAAATTTAACCACATCCTGAGTTTTTATAGAGTTTATAATTGAATGCAGCAGAAACTAACATCTTCAGTCTGATTGTGCCTCACCacattatgcatattttatattgacCTAAAAACGTTTAATTTTAACAGGTATATATTTGATTGAATATATTTACTACAAACAGGCGTATTTTGTTGCTATTGCACCCTTGTTTACATGTACAGTTGTACTTCAAAACACAAAACGAAAAGACATTGGAAAGATTACATGTTCTTATTCCGCAAACGTCTGAATGGCAATTCTGGCTTGTGTCTGGCAATCATTACTGGCAAACCAACAAAACAGTCACTGAAAGGATTGCTGcttttttgcacaattttaCGGCAATGAAGTGTGCGGCCAGGACGAACTTCTAAACCATTAATAGACAGCAGATCTATCAAAACCTTTTTGACATCCTCcttttttcatgttaaggtcacactgaccttgacctttgacccactgacctcaaaatcaatagggttcatctgctggtcatgaccaatacacctaccaagtatgaggttcctgggtcaaagcgttctcaagttattgatcggaaaccgtttttcatgtaaaggtcacactgaccttgacctttgacccactggcctcaaaatcaatagggttcatctgctggtgatgaccaatacacataccaagtatgaggtccctcggtcaaagcgttctcaagttattgatcggaaaccatttggtattccgaccgaccgacagacagacagacagaccgaccgaccgaccgaccgacatgtgcaaaacaatataccccacttttttcaaaagggggcataaatattcTTTTGCTTAAAGAACTTGTTCACtgttattcttttgatatagaAAGTATTacttataatttataaagaCTGGCATTTTGAAGTGTAAGCAAGTATAAACCAGTGTCATATACATCTTAAGACTAAATTACACTTAGAAAAAGTTTCCTGTATagatgtataatatatatctagTAAAGGTACATACTTTAAAGAGACGAATGTATTTAAATAGTCTAttgtatatcattttgatattggCAAAAGATTTTTTCAATCAGTAACGAAGCCACAAAAATGGCTTAAAATAGCTGATTTACtcaatttttacttttatgtaaaatcttaagcataaaaaatacatgaaataaccTCCAAAAAAAAACTTCTTCAACAATCTCCCCATCCTTCTTGGGAACGTATTTCTCTGTCAAGTTTTGCAACAACCTTATGACATCTGCTGTTTTCTTTTCATCACAATCAAAAAGACCAAGAGAatactgtaaataaaaacaagatatttaacttaaatgctttcaaaacataataagaAATGTTTATGCTCTTTAAGTAAAATCTTCACAACGTTAATTAAGGTTTCTTCACAACAGTACAATGAAAAGTAATACAAGgtttgcaatatatatgtatcaattggtatttaaatgaattctttctaaattaatcaaagaaatgaactaaaaccacaTATATGACGggattatatgtaaaataaatgaccttATTAAATCACAAGATTTACCTGCGAAGTTTTCATTCCAGCTTCATTACTGTGGATATGCTCCAGATGGCCAGGGTAAATTTTCCCAAACAAATCttccatttgtttaatattttggatAACAGATCTGGCCACAAGGAACGTTAGTTCTTTTTGTAGACTGTCAATGTCCCCTTCAGATGGTATAAAGTCAACGGCTGTCATGCTGTCCACTGTCCTAACAGGAGTGCCTTCTTCCTTCTTTATTACAATCCGGTCAATGACGCCTGGAAAGTATAATATTTTGTGCCATGTCTTACGTGCCCGAGAGAGGTTAAAAGTTGTCAGACAAAATAAATGCCTTGTACATATATTGGTGGGCAAATCAGATCATTCGAAAAAGGTTATTTCTAGCTATGCCAACTGTGAATCCATACTCTTTCTGTTACTTAAAAGTATGAGTTCCACAACATATAAAATTctgttttttggcaaaatcattaaaaatatacatgttatgtttcaattgatattttaatggttaCTGTAATACTCGATTaaccaaaaatagttttcactgATGTAATGGACAAAAAAATCTTACCAATAACGTTAAAAAGATGTATTGACTGTGTTGAATTTTTAGAAGTCCTGTAAGAGGGTACTATATTTTTATCCCAGTTATCGCCAACAAGTTGATATGTCATACTGTCACCCTTGCACCATTTTTCCTTCACTTCTAACAGTTTTTCATCAAGATTACTTTGCCAGGACTGCAGTTTATTTCTGACTGTCTCAGGAAAGACACATACACCTAACTTAGCCAAGCGTTTCATGTCCTGAAAAACAAGGGAACTTTTAACTTATTCATGTACATTAACAGGACATCACAGAGAATCTTGGCACCCTCTATCGAATAAGCTTTTTGAGTATCTTAATTATAACTCTTGTTCATAAACATTAGAAAATTAAGCCAGTATCCttctttcaaacaaaacttaaaagaaaggtgaccatgaccttgacctagtcTCATCATTCTTAGTAAGCACAATTGCTGCACAAGTAAAGCACTTGGGGATCATCCTggccaagtttcattgaaatcctGCTTATAGTTCCAGATAGAATCAACAAATGCCAAAATATCAGGATGTTTGTGATTAAGTCTAGCTTACCTGATGTGTACACCCTCCATGAAGAAGTACCATTCCATTCAGATACTGCAATGTAGTTGCTTCCCTGTTTCGTCCATGTAATATTATAcctattatattataacaatttacagttgtcatacataataacatatttcttacatcaagtaataataattaaaagaatTCAACTAGAACAAGTCAATGTCATTATGATTTAGCTCTCAATGTGTGATACAATTAGCTTTTCAGGCATAGCCATAACATAACTAAACTGCATTACCAGAGTAAGATAATACAGTACACacattatttgttgttgtatggCAACATCTacagtattttattatattttaatcaagATTGATCTCttcaaatagtttaaaaaagatgCCATATTCATATGTTATAATTATCCTTCAATCTTGTCTTACTATCTTTTATAGAATCAGACAGGATACATACAGATGGTGCGCTAATATACTCTTACCTATTGCAAAAAGGGCATGGTGAAATTCCTTGCTTGGTACTGGCATTGGGATGCTACTGGTTACCATGGATGACACAATGCGTAAAGTGTTTGGAGCTCCAAGTAATAGGTCTTGGTATAAGTGGTCCCAGGAGAATTCCATTATCCCTTCATAagttttatcagtcaatgcGAAGTCCGAGTGCCGTTTACAAATAGTTTCACATTCATTCTTTACTATCTTTGCAGCATAAGCAGCAAATTGATCTTTGCTGGTTGTTTCTAAAATCTCCATAAGTcccttttcaacatttttttggtAGAATATGactttacacatttttatatggtCTTTGTTTTCAATGACAACTGTCCTCTTTCCACTTTCATAGTATACTGTTAtctataaatcaaataattagattttttaatatcatggaaaaaaatgtgatatatCATGTTGGAGCATTTGCTTCATGTATTAGCATGACAATTAACTGAATTTAGAAATATTTGGTAGAAACTTTTATatgtaaatcaacatttttccCAAGAATTGCATTAGAAAATACAAACTAATTACAAGCTAAATCTTTGAAAAAGGACTcttaaaaatctaaattatCACAATGACAAGTTATTGTATCTTTTTATACACTTGAAAATTCAGATCTGCAGTATACACTGTACATTATACAGTTCCTATAACCAGACAATTGCTGTAATTTGTGTGAACACCCCTgctaaaaatctttaaaaacaacatttattactttattacaAGAATGGAACTCTTTGGAAATTAAAAGGGATCATGTAACAGCACAAAAGTTAGctgttttaatcaaatttaaaggAAATGTTGCAATTAATGAGAAACAAAGCCTCATTTACATCAGAATCTTGTTCTTCATGAGTGAAGGTCAGGGGTCTTGATATACTGTATGTGTTAACCTTGAACAATTACTTGCTTGACAAGTAAGAAATTACTGACAAGATTTTTCACTTGACAAGCTTGACAAGATTTTTCACTTACCACCAATGGTTATTTCTTTCTGTGATACAGGGTGAACTTTAAAATCCTGGAAACTCTGCAAGGAAAATAGCATAACACAAAGATAACGTGAACTATTAACAACCTCTTACCTATTCCTTCAATGATCTAACAAATCATGCAAACAACATGCAATTAAGTTAAAGATGTCAAATAATACATTCAAAGATATAAGTTGGATAATAAAAGAGTGTTATTTACTGGTTGAAAAAATATCGTTATTCATTCTATTTTTTATAGgtagataaatatttatttgcaagTGAGCATTATGTTCAATCATTGTACACATTTCTGATCCAAAAAGAATTAATACTGTCAGTAAATCATAATAATGAcagatttcaataaataaaatttgacatcTTTAGCTTGCATTGTCAATAAATCAAAGGAAGAAACCAAGACAgggtttctatttttaataactcaatatttttttaaagtgtggTCTAACAAAATACTGTACAAAAAATTGAAAGATACATATTACTATTACGCATTGAAATTCTCAGGCTGGCTGCCAAAggtttttaaatactttatgaaacaaatcagctagtatatttgttttctatcaTAAGTGTATCCAAATATGGAATAACATGTAATACAATATTTAGTTAGACCACCTGTaatgaaaattgaaagaaaaaaaacagggtTCAACTTCAAACTGAACTTTAGCCTTTTACAGGTGACCCTTGTAAGAAactacttaattatttttttgttttccatttcagaattatataaatataccatCATATTGACGCCAAACAGTTATTATCTGCATAATTAGTCGTTAacatttgataaacaaacaaGGGTCTCTGCATAAGCTTAACA contains:
- the LOC128244504 gene encoding uncharacterized protein LOC128244504; translated protein: MCKVIFYQKNVEKGLMEILETTSKDQFAAYAAKIVKNECETICKRHSDFALTDKTYEGIMEFSWDHLYQDLLLGAPNTLRIVSSMVTSSIPMPVPSKEFHHALFAIGIILHGRNREATTLQYLNGMVLLHGGCTHQDMKRLAKLGVCVFPETVRNKLQSWQSNLDEKLLEVKEKWCKGDSMTYQLVGDNWDKNIVPSYRTSKNSTQSIHLFNVIGVIDRIVIKKEEGTPVRTVDSMTAVDFIPSEGDIDSLQKELTFLVARSVIQNIKQMEDLFGKIYPGHLEHIHSNEAGMKTSQYSLGLFDCDEKKTADVIRLLQNLTEKYVPKKDGEIVEEVFFWRIWRESNTGLKWEDKVMAEHHPVWRLTGADML